In Silene latifolia isolate original U9 population chromosome 3, ASM4854445v1, whole genome shotgun sequence, a single window of DNA contains:
- the LOC141649469 gene encoding uncharacterized protein LOC141649469: protein MPNIASHSEPTAEYIPKGFKLSTDEDGNTFDIRPSYINLVERNLYREVPGEDPRKHMERFADYCSSIPTSKGVTQDKIKEVLFLFSLTDNAREWLTDLDREAAGITDWTTLALAFYKKYFPPQRTNALRAQITNFKQTGSENLFEAWCRFKKAVRSVPHHGFQQWFDRLEMQSPESQQTVHMLKKDDTNLCERCGEPGHVAIDCFADREQVFSFQQYRQGYSSGYIHPNLRWSSQNILNPTPPPQQQAYVPPHKQGYQKPPQYSIPQQGSSSSGGISEVGELKSMIQALATQVSRSDQATNATIKLLESQIAQVAANQSTRQPGQLPSQSEKRKETLNMITLRSGLTYSDTDVAGTDVSSTNSKVVAADNAPYPGRLKRVKKTEPEFARFGELVRGLNVSVPFIELLKKVPSYLKFMREVLTRKRTINDVETVALTEGCSAHLQNRTPPKLADPGSFSIPCHIGVQLIDNELCDLGASVSVLPLSLAKRLGFTKFHCTNMTVQMADRTLSRPLGVLQDIPVEIGRFLIPVDFVVLDIPEDNHTPIILGRPFLHTAQAVIDVGMRTLTFNVGGEELVFAKPATHRGSMRVLECHAIPAIGIDTPPMIESLSMPIVDIKSPRVATLPVTLTPPPRNESDKEDSAIIVTCTRPGWGALALDQGEVSSTVGMGKDDGGNMTRILAEEIKLGHSSESGTYVWRRKLEVTAAEGNSVSQRPSKGLKDLIEL from the exons atgcctaatatcgcaagtcattcggagcctactGCTGAATATATTCCGAAGGGGTTCAAGTTGTCCACTGATGAGGACGGCAATACCTTCGACATTCGGCCATCCTATATCAATTTGGTCGAACGGAATTTGTATCGGGAGGTCCCAGGTGAGGATCCTAGGAAGCACATGGAAAGATTCGCTGATTATTGTTCATCCATCCCCACGTCCAAGGGAGTGACCCAAGATAAGATAAAGGaagttctctttcttttttctctGACCGATAACGCGAGGGAATGGTTGACAGACTTGGATAGAGAAGCAGCAGGTATCACGGATTGGACTACTTTAGCTCTGgccttctataagaagtactttccTCCGCAGAGGACCAATGCATTGAGGGCCCAGATTACTAATTTCAAACAAACGGGTTCTGAAAATCTGTTTGAAGCATGGTGCCGCTTTAAGAAAGCTGTGAGATCGGTACCCCATCATGGATTCCAACAGTG GTTTGACCGATTGGAGATGCAGTCTCCAGAAAGTCAACAAACGGTTCACATGCTGAAGAAAGACGATACGAATCTTTGTGAAAGATGCGGTGAGCCGGGGCACGTTGCTATTGACTGTTTTGCTGATAGGGAGCAAGTCTTTTCTTTCCAACAGTACCGTCAAGGGTATAGTTCAGGTTATATCCATCCAAATTTGCGATGGTCGAGTCAAAATATCCTTAATcctactcctccaccgcagcaacagGCTTATGTGCCACCACATAAACAAGGTTATCAAAAGCCTCCGCAATATTCAATTCCGCAGCAAGGAAGTTCTTCATCTGGAGGGATTTCAGAAGTAGGAGAGCTGAAATCCATGATTCAAGCTCTCGCTACACAAGTGAGTAGGTCGGACCAAGCAACCAATGCTACTATCAAATTGCTTGAGTCCCAAATAGCTCAAGTCGCCGCAAATCAATCCACGAGGCAACCCGGACAGTTGCCTTCTCAATCTGAAAAGAGGAAAGAAACGCTGAATATGATAACATTGAGAAGCGGACTGACTTATTCTGATACTGATGTTGCTGGTACTGATGTCTCTAGCACGAATTCCAAAGTCGTTGCTGCTGACA atgctccataccCAGGGCGCCTGAAGAGGGTCAAGAAGACGGAGCCTGAGTTCGCGCGTTTCGGTGAACTTGTGCGAGGATTGAACGTGAGTGTCCCGTTTATCGAGCTGCTAAAAAAGGTACCTtcatatttaaaatttatgcGCGAAGTATTAACGCGTAAAAGGACCATAAATGATGTTGAGACAGTAGCTCTGACGGAGGGGTGTTCTGCACACCTCCAAAATAGGACCCCACCTAAGCTtgctgacccgggtagtttttcgataccGTGTCACATTGGTGTTCAATTAATTGATAATGAGTTGTGTGATTTAGGAGCAAGTGTTAGCGTGTTACCCTTGTCTTTGGCCAAACGGTTAGGATTCACTAAGTTCCATTGCACCAACATGACGGTCCAGATGGCTGATCGGACCTTGTCACGACCTTTAGGAGTGCTACAAGATATTCCTGTGGAAATAGGAAGATTTCTTATTCCTGTTGATTTTGTCGTGTTAGACATACCCGAAGATAatcacaccccaattattttgggaagaccgttctTGCACACTGCGCAAGCGGTTATAGATGTCGGGATGCGCACTCTTACGTTTAATGTCGGTGGTGAGGAATTGGTTTTCGCTAAACCCGCTACTCATAGGGGTTCCATGCGTGTTTTGGAGTGTCATGCTATTCCTGCGATTGGTATTGATACACCACCCATGATTGAGTCACTTTCCATGCCCATTGTTGATATTAAGTCCCCACGTGTTGCTACTCTACCTGTTACACTTACACCTCCGCCTCGGAATGAGAGCGATAAGGAGGACAGTGCTATTATCGTTACTTGTACAAGACCTGGATGGGGAGCTTTGGCGCTTGACCAAGGCGAAGTGAGCTCCACTGTTGGAATGGGAAAGGACGATGGTGGCAATATGACACGTATTCTAGCAGAAGAAATAAAGCTGGGACATTCGTCGGAAAGTGGTACTTATGTCTGGAGAAGGAAGTTAGAGGTTACCGCAGCTGAGGGTAACTCTGTTAGCCAGAGGCCTAGCAAAGGCCTGAAGGACTTAATTGAGCTATAG